The following proteins come from a genomic window of Paenibacillus swuensis:
- a CDS encoding ArsR/SmtB family transcription factor: MSYTVQIDFSPAYEMVGSFIIFCKKKWTKHLDIGSDWTKKTELRFEPSFLEAVDRIQSIQMLDLFYLWVWQSPEKSDTGKFLRWLDSLTEPELKDYLQPYTELLPEDLMEQTAHFSGLLAEWNRLYFTRLDKEMLMTLHHDYQLKSVLTAKMEPQKLVELCTSGVILEPVEGLHHVILVPTIHFRPLNHYNCYRGLMIMHYSLDGPDPEEGDMPPVHLTRITRALSDPSRLQLLRYIVNEPKSFTEVVQESKLSKGTVHHHMMMLRAAGLVRIHIHGLQERFSFRTEGIAELKGFLEYYLE, encoded by the coding sequence TTGAGTTATACCGTTCAAATTGATTTTTCACCCGCTTATGAGATGGTAGGAAGCTTTATTATATTTTGCAAAAAAAAATGGACCAAGCACCTCGACATCGGAAGTGACTGGACCAAAAAAACGGAGTTGCGGTTCGAGCCTTCTTTTCTGGAAGCGGTGGACCGAATTCAATCGATACAAATGTTGGATCTTTTCTATCTATGGGTATGGCAATCCCCGGAGAAGTCCGATACCGGCAAGTTTTTGCGTTGGCTGGATTCCCTTACTGAACCCGAATTGAAAGATTACCTGCAACCCTATACGGAACTGTTGCCGGAGGACTTAATGGAACAAACGGCCCATTTCTCCGGATTGCTTGCGGAATGGAACCGCTTGTACTTTACCCGTCTAGACAAAGAAATGCTGATGACGCTGCACCATGATTATCAATTAAAGAGTGTGCTTACAGCCAAAATGGAGCCCCAAAAGCTCGTAGAGTTATGTACTTCAGGTGTAATTCTGGAGCCGGTGGAAGGATTGCATCATGTCATCCTGGTCCCAACCATTCATTTCAGACCCTTGAACCACTATAATTGCTACCGAGGCTTGATGATCATGCATTACTCCTTGGACGGACCCGATCCCGAAGAGGGAGATATGCCCCCGGTCCATCTTACGAGAATAACCCGTGCCTTGTCTGACCCCAGCAGGCTTCAGCTTCTGCGATATATCGTCAACGAGCCGAAAAGTTTCACTGAGGTCGTTCAAGAATCCAAGTTGTCCAAAGGAACAGTACACCATCATATGATGATGCTTCGCGCCGCAGGTCTTGTGCGAATCCACATTCACGGACTTCAGGAACGGTTCTCCTTCCGGACCGAAGGCATTGCCGAATTGAAAGGCTTCCTGGAGTATTACCTGGAATGA
- a CDS encoding type IA DNA topoisomerase — translation MKTLIIAEKPDMGRNIAAAIEPKSVNKRTHIEGERYIITWAIGHLLGLAEPDLYDDKYKKWNFNDLPIIPDHFKLIPNARTKDQLKVIGDLAKSCDRLVNACDAGREGQHIFSLIQRHLKLSQPVKRLWISDLTPETIRKGFENLRDGVDFENLTRAARARSEADWLIGMNGSRAFTTKHNVLLSVGRVQTPVLALIYDRNREIEMFDSLKYFELEGHFEQGDLVYKGMWQGDRFTDPKKAEALASRVKGKPGVIDSYEVKETKEYPYKLYDLTLLQRDANAKFSFSAKKTLDVAQTLYEKHKVISYPRTNSNFVTEQNIPEMHKSLDMLKGSAYDEFVQNANRSLVHKNNKNLCNPVKVEDHHAILPTRKRAQGLSADEQKLYDLIVRRFLAQFYPAAEYKLHTVMTKVEGELFKTTVKELLSLGWKVIYADQKKDKAKSKSSRDEDSEEEEETNTPFTVNRDLPVQCKDAIVKEKDTQPPKHFTEGTLLKAMESAGKQIENDELREAMKDAGLGTPATRAATIERLKNVGYIGMQGKQIRITPKGRTAIELIRGAGVDLLTSPEMTGAWERRLNEIAGGIAEGDTFMNNVIKFTRVIVDKVRVQARASRQAFEPGEAAPAGKGSARKGAAGKGGGAARQAPPEGARPAAGETAGGGAPARARAARTGAGEAAASLPACPRTGCGGQLLEGKRGFGCSRHREGCSFVIWKNSLGKTITPVMLQALVTKGRTNKLKFTGEEGAYSGRIVMPDADTGALQLEREA, via the coding sequence TTGAAAACTTTAATAATAGCCGAGAAACCGGATATGGGCAGGAATATAGCCGCCGCCATCGAACCGAAATCGGTTAACAAACGAACGCATATTGAGGGAGAACGTTACATTATCACTTGGGCGATCGGGCACTTGCTTGGTTTGGCGGAGCCGGACTTGTATGACGACAAATATAAGAAGTGGAACTTCAACGATCTGCCGATCATTCCCGATCATTTCAAGCTGATTCCCAACGCAAGGACGAAGGATCAGTTGAAGGTGATCGGCGACTTGGCCAAAAGCTGTGACCGGCTGGTCAATGCTTGCGATGCCGGTAGGGAAGGACAGCACATATTCTCCCTGATTCAACGCCATCTCAAGCTGAGTCAACCGGTAAAGCGGCTATGGATATCCGATTTGACACCGGAGACGATTCGCAAAGGTTTCGAGAATTTGCGCGACGGTGTAGATTTCGAGAACTTAACCCGGGCTGCAAGAGCCCGCAGTGAAGCGGATTGGTTGATCGGGATGAACGGATCCCGGGCTTTTACGACCAAGCATAACGTGTTATTGTCCGTCGGCCGGGTACAAACGCCGGTTTTGGCTCTGATCTATGACCGTAACCGTGAGATCGAAATGTTTGATTCGTTGAAATATTTTGAACTGGAAGGGCATTTTGAGCAAGGTGATCTCGTCTATAAAGGCATGTGGCAGGGGGATCGCTTTACAGACCCTAAGAAGGCCGAAGCCTTGGCATCGCGAGTGAAAGGGAAACCTGGTGTTATCGACAGCTATGAAGTAAAGGAAACAAAAGAGTATCCTTACAAGTTGTATGATCTAACGCTCTTGCAACGGGATGCGAACGCGAAATTCAGTTTTTCGGCCAAGAAGACGCTGGATGTCGCTCAAACGCTATATGAAAAACATAAAGTCATCTCTTACCCAAGAACCAACTCCAACTTCGTAACGGAGCAGAACATCCCGGAGATGCATAAATCACTTGATATGTTAAAAGGCTCGGCCTATGACGAGTTTGTGCAGAACGCGAACCGCAGCCTCGTTCATAAGAACAACAAGAATCTGTGCAATCCGGTTAAAGTGGAAGATCACCATGCGATTCTCCCCACACGTAAACGCGCGCAGGGTTTGTCCGCCGACGAACAGAAGCTGTATGATCTCATCGTGCGCAGATTTCTGGCGCAGTTCTATCCGGCCGCGGAATACAAATTGCACACCGTTATGACAAAGGTTGAAGGGGAACTCTTTAAGACCACGGTCAAGGAGTTGCTGTCATTAGGCTGGAAAGTCATTTACGCGGATCAGAAGAAGGATAAGGCGAAGAGCAAGTCATCCAGGGACGAGGACTCGGAGGAAGAGGAAGAAACGAACACGCCCTTTACCGTAAACAGGGACTTGCCTGTACAATGTAAGGATGCAATTGTTAAGGAGAAGGATACGCAGCCTCCGAAGCATTTCACCGAGGGTACACTGCTGAAGGCGATGGAGAGCGCCGGCAAGCAGATCGAGAACGATGAGCTCCGCGAGGCGATGAAGGATGCGGGGCTGGGCACACCGGCCACCCGCGCCGCCACCATCGAGCGGCTCAAGAACGTGGGCTACATCGGGATGCAGGGTAAGCAAATCCGGATTACGCCCAAAGGCCGCACCGCGATTGAACTCATTCGCGGCGCCGGGGTTGATCTGCTGACCTCACCGGAGATGACCGGGGCGTGGGAACGCCGATTGAATGAGATTGCGGGAGGGATCGCCGAGGGCGATACCTTCATGAACAATGTCATCAAGTTCACTCGGGTCATCGTCGACAAGGTGAGGGTGCAGGCCCGCGCCTCCCGGCAAGCGTTCGAGCCGGGCGAAGCGGCACCTGCGGGCAAGGGCAGCGCCCGCAAAGGCGCCGCAGGCAAGGGCGGAGGGGCCGCTAGGCAGGCCCCTCCGGAGGGAGCGCGGCCCGCGGCGGGTGAAACCGCCGGGGGTGGCGCTCCTGCCCGCGCCCGCGCTGCGCGAACGGGCGCGGGTGAGGCTGCAGCGAGTTTGCCCGCTTGTCCGCGCACAGGGTGCGGCGGACAGTTGCTGGAGGGCAAACGAGGCTTCGGCTGCAGCCGTCACCGGGAGGGCTGCTCGTTCGTGATATGGAAGAACTCGCTGGGCAAAACCATAACCCCCGTAATGCTCCAAGCGCTCGTGACCAAAGGTCGGACGAACAAGTTGAAGTTCACGGGGGAAGAAGGCGCTTATTCGGGCAGAATTGTAATGCCCGATGCCGATACCGGGGCGTTACAGTTGGAACGCGAAGCCTGA
- a CDS encoding lipoate--protein ligase translates to MLFIDHEGHHDPGINLAIEEFALRHLNMDQDYLLFYINEPSIIIGKNQNTLEEINLPYVKENQIHVVRRLSGGGAVYHDLGNLNFSFITKDDGKSFNNYKKFTEPVVQALRSMGVEAELTGRNDIQVGERKISGNAQFSTRGRMFTHGTLLFNTEMDHVVQALNVNPEKIQSKGVKSVRSRVANITEFLADDMTIEQFKQHILRAIYGEGQIEQYKLTDTDWVKIREISEDRYRNWDWNFGQSPQYNFRNSKRFEGIGTIDVRLEIEQGIIREAHIYGDFFGTGDVAEIAERLMNVRHTEEDLTNVLKDVNVKTYFGPIEQSDFIALCF, encoded by the coding sequence ATGCTGTTTATCGACCACGAGGGACATCACGACCCGGGCATTAATCTGGCCATTGAAGAATTTGCTTTAAGACACCTGAACATGGATCAGGATTATTTGTTATTTTATATTAACGAACCCTCCATCATTATCGGCAAAAATCAAAATACGCTGGAAGAAATCAACCTCCCCTATGTAAAGGAGAATCAGATTCATGTCGTAAGGAGACTTTCCGGCGGAGGCGCGGTTTATCATGATTTGGGTAACTTGAATTTCAGTTTTATCACCAAAGACGACGGGAAATCCTTTAACAATTACAAGAAATTCACAGAACCGGTTGTACAAGCGCTCCGATCGATGGGGGTTGAAGCCGAATTAACCGGTCGGAACGATATTCAGGTAGGCGAACGTAAAATTTCTGGGAACGCGCAGTTTTCAACCCGGGGCCGTATGTTTACGCACGGTACCCTGCTGTTCAATACGGAAATGGACCATGTCGTACAAGCTCTGAATGTAAATCCCGAGAAAATCCAATCCAAAGGCGTGAAGTCGGTGCGCAGCCGTGTAGCTAACATTACAGAGTTTCTTGCCGACGACATGACCATCGAACAGTTCAAGCAGCATATACTGAGGGCTATTTATGGTGAAGGCCAGATAGAGCAGTACAAGCTGACAGATACGGATTGGGTCAAAATAAGGGAGATATCGGAGGACCGTTACCGAAACTGGGACTGGAACTTCGGACAATCCCCGCAGTATAACTTCCGCAACTCCAAGCGGTTTGAGGGCATCGGAACGATTGATGTGCGACTTGAAATTGAGCAAGGCATCATTCGGGAAGCGCATATTTACGGAGATTTCTTCGGAACAGGCGATGTGGCTGAGATTGCGGAACGTCTTATGAATGTTCGCCACACTGAGGAAGATCTTACGAATGTACTGAAGGACGTGAACGTGAAAACGTACTTTGGCCCTATAGAGCAGAGCGACTTCATTGCTCTGTGCTTCTAA